One window of the Triticum dicoccoides isolate Atlit2015 ecotype Zavitan chromosome 3B, WEW_v2.0, whole genome shotgun sequence genome contains the following:
- the LOC119280173 gene encoding uncharacterized protein LOC119280173: protein MPAREDDSSRNGGVEAFLAAARAVLERLQAPATRAEARRLLGAVRRRLADDPAAGQEERFRAFNLRIHDVVLQGRPPILPTACQIARITRRRLEGCCDEEDDRKAAMERLRILEDCVVVAYDGFEHINHFQSNLLCSTAPPPLPHHWKLPRYISLWLQN, encoded by the exons ATGCCGGCGCGCGAGGACGACAGCAGCAGGAACGGCGGCGTGGAGGCCTTCCTGGC CGCAGCCAGGGCCGTGCTCGAGCGCCTCCAGGCCCCCGCCACGCGCGCCGAGGCGAGGCGCCTCCTCGGTGccgtccgtcgccgcctcgccgACGACCCCGCCGCCGGGCAGGAGGAACGCTTCCGCGCCTTCAACCTCCGCATCCACGACGTCGTCCTGCAAGGTCGCCCCCCCATCCTCCCCACTGCCTGTCAAATCGCCCGGATCACCCGGCGGCGGCTCGAGGGATGCTGCGACGAGGAGGACGACCGGAAGGCAGCCATGGAACGTTTGCGGATCCTGGAGGATTGCGTCGTGGTGGCCTATGACGGCTTTGAGCATATCAACCATTTTCAATCAAATCTGCTATGTTCCACTGCTCCACCCCCTTTGCCACATCACTGGAAATTGCCTCG ATACATAAGCCTTTGGCTGCAAAATTGA